The following proteins are co-located in the Vigna angularis cultivar LongXiaoDou No.4 chromosome 2, ASM1680809v1, whole genome shotgun sequence genome:
- the LOC108327786 gene encoding E3 ubiquitin-protein ligase BAH1 — protein sequence MKFCKKYQEYMQGQEKKLPGVGFKKLKKILKRCRKNSPSQKPLNAPLAAKTCPDQCPVCDGTFFPSLLNEMSDVVGCFNQRAQKLLELHLASGFRKYFFWIKGRLQGNHTALVQEGNDLVTYALINAIAIRKILKKYDKIHYSKQGQLFKSQVQSMHKEILQSPWLSELMAFHINLRETKVKSRKAHALFDGCSLTIKDGKPSLTCELFDSIKLDVDLTCSICLDTVFDPVSLTCGHIFCYICACSAASVSIVNGLKSADSRKKCPLCREDSVYEGAVHLEELNILLGRSCQEYWEQRLETERVERIKQIKEHWDSQCRAFVGV from the exons ATGAAGTTCTGCAAAAAATACCAGGAATACATGCAAGGCCAGGAGAAGAAGCTTCCAGGCGTAGGATTCAAGAAGCTCAAGAAAATCTTGAAGAGGTGCAGGAAAAACTCTCCATCTCAGAAACCCCTTAATGCACCCCTTGCCGCCAAAACCTGCCCAGACCAATGCCCAg TGTGCGATGGAACCTTCTTCCCTTCCCTTCTGAATGAAATGTCAGATGTAGTGGGGTGTTTTAATCAGCGTGCGCAGAAATTGTTGGAGCTGCATCTCGCTTCTGGCTTCAGAAAGTACTTTTTCTGGATCAAAGGCAGATTGCAAGGAAACCATACTGCTCTGGTTCAAGAAGGCAACGATCTTGTCACTTATGCACTCATAAATGCCATTGCAATTAGAAAAATACTCAAGAAATATGATAAG ATTCATTATTCGAAGCAAGGGCAATTATTCAAGTCGCAGGTCCAGAGTATGCACAAGGAGATTCTTCAGAGTCCCTGGCTTTCTGAGCTTATGGCCTTCCACATCAATTTAAGGGAAACTAAGGTCAAGTCAAGGAAGGCACATGCTCTGTTCGATGGATGTTCTCTCACAATTAAGGATGGGAAGCCCTCCCTTACTTGTGAGCTCTTCGATTCTATCAAATTGGATGTTGACTTGACTTGTTCTATATGCTTG GACACAGTGTTTGATCCAGTTTCTCTGACTTGTGGCCACATATTCTGCTATATCTGTGCTTGCTCGGCTGCATCAGTATCTATTGTTAACGGACTTAAGTCTGCAGATTCTAGAAAGAAATGTCCTCTGTGCCGCGAG GACTCTGTATATGAAGGTGCTGTTCACTTGGAAGAACTGAATATTCTGTTAGGCAGAAG CTGTCAGGAATACTGGGAGCAGAGGCTTGAGACTGAGAGGGTGGAGAGGATTAAGCAAATAAAGGAACACTGGGATTCACAGTGTAGGGCATTCGTAGGTGTCTAA